Proteins encoded by one window of Balneola sp.:
- a CDS encoding dicarboxylate/amino acid:cation symporter — translation MWYKKLHWQIIIGLILGLIWGLVSSVLGFNSFTSDFIKPFGTIFINLLKLIAVPLVLASLIAGVTSLNDTTKLSRMGGKTVVIYLMTTICAVTIGLLAVNIIQPGTSLPQETQQSLQETYSSSIDARSESAQEIINRGPLDFIVDMVPVNFFAAASDNALMLQVVFVAILLGIGIIQIGGEKGKFLITFFESLNDVIIKIVDLIMKTAPYGVFALMASLIVDLAGDDLSKALELLGALGWYCLTVLIALIIHVLLVYSSMFKVFSKHMKLSGFFKAIRPAMLLGFSTSSSSATLPVTMERVEKHLGVDEEVSSFVLPVGATINMDGTSLYQAVAAVFIAQALGMDLTIGQQLMIVLTATAASVGAAGVPGAGIVMLVVVLEAIQVPTAGIALILGVDRILDMCRTTVNITGDAAVALTVASTEDKLHEPALEE, via the coding sequence ATGTGGTATAAAAAACTGCACTGGCAAATAATAATTGGCTTAATTCTCGGATTGATCTGGGGATTAGTATCCAGTGTTTTGGGCTTTAATTCATTCACCTCTGATTTTATAAAGCCTTTTGGAACAATATTCATCAATCTTTTAAAGCTAATTGCTGTCCCATTGGTTCTTGCCTCTCTAATAGCAGGGGTAACAAGCTTAAATGATACTACCAAATTGTCGCGTATGGGAGGAAAAACCGTAGTTATTTATTTAATGACCACTATTTGTGCTGTAACTATTGGTTTATTGGCTGTAAACATAATTCAACCTGGTACGAGTTTACCACAAGAAACTCAGCAAAGTCTCCAAGAAACTTACAGTAGTTCAATTGATGCACGAAGCGAATCTGCTCAGGAGATTATTAACAGAGGCCCACTAGACTTTATCGTTGATATGGTACCCGTTAACTTTTTCGCAGCCGCTTCCGATAATGCCCTTATGCTACAAGTAGTGTTTGTGGCTATTCTCCTTGGGATAGGGATTATTCAAATTGGAGGGGAGAAGGGGAAGTTCCTCATTACATTCTTTGAAAGCTTGAATGATGTGATCATCAAGATTGTCGATTTAATAATGAAAACGGCTCCATATGGTGTATTTGCACTTATGGCATCTCTTATCGTCGATCTGGCTGGGGATGACTTATCCAAGGCCCTTGAACTACTTGGGGCGCTAGGGTGGTATTGCTTAACCGTACTCATTGCGCTCATTATACATGTACTATTGGTGTATTCCAGTATGTTCAAAGTCTTTAGCAAGCACATGAAACTGTCCGGGTTCTTCAAAGCAATTCGCCCAGCAATGTTGCTTGGCTTTAGTACAAGCTCAAGTTCAGCCACACTTCCTGTTACTATGGAAAGGGTGGAAAAGCATTTAGGAGTAGATGAGGAAGTTTCCAGCTTTGTATTACCTGTAGGAGCTACTATTAATATGGATGGAACTAGTTTATACCAGGCAGTAGCAGCTGTTTTTATTGCACAAGCACTGGGAATGGACTTAACAATAGGTCAACAGTTGATGATTGTACTTACAGCAACTGCGGCTTCGGTTGGGGCAGCAGGAGTACCTGGTGCAGGAATTGTGATGTTGGTTGTTGTACTGGAAGCTATTCAGGTACCAACAGCAGGAATTGCCCTTATCCTTGGGGTAGATCGTATCCTTGATATGTGCCGTACCACCGTTAATATTACTGGAGATGCCGCAGTTGCACTTACGGTAGCTTCAACGGAGGATAAACTACACGAACCAGCTCTCGAAGAATAA
- a CDS encoding T9SS C-terminal target domain-containing protein produces MPMVQELLIRYKHTILPLIFILSFLSFSDSVSAQSVLLPGDVVVVSVNSTDNSFDFIPLVDLEEGSTIWFSNGVWNAEELVINNGQEIEVKITAPVEAGTNIHVNSIEDHRVNVDGKLEFFGNGDRIFAFQKDNGTTRVIYGIGWGSNEIWNPRNELGSEIPASISKESYTLLQLGGRDNYQYYLRNGASGTPKMLASFVSDPAKWKGRDKVSFNTMRTAFRILIPPVVLFDESISTTKESESIFLNVAIYEHDGSRLTVDAVFNPFYSSADTNDTEKFQKYTFNFTGLIGDAVYAVEIPTTDDSGYESTENAFFELQNLSKGELGDFVTHAAFINDNEIPDVDISRVFYSGKSESDYIEIRNNERIDVDLSGWKIESRGELFEFPYGTFLPALQSLKVHHPDAEFGSHIAKRWLRRGSGNVELKTSYQDKVTEQEYRLIESETNRSEIENVSSNQIISANVNQVDGIVQLSANEISKEETPEPGWYVINGSELKPEWNLSEVFSWEESEASFLAVTELSVTDLEAKELLKYFSLEELMEIEATEDSLDIPEIADETLNSTLTFKISGTDIDENGVLGVSEGFNMLKNTSYQPIWVKDIFDAVEETFSANLINPNIYVWEKVGWANSKVLTDYDMIPPGAVFWIKADSVFSEELLEVTLSDSLTIDKGVGILDEEKMFLRLQLATESTSNSVELRFSEEESDIIDIIAPEFEPGLAINEPEALFMGLGKSGVWNRMVGVSTLNEDQKVVIPIRFESEESGIFGFSIKSWEGVPSDWTIKLLDEQTQKEHILGTGWSFDFERLSEQRNNDDEAENDIITKELEEEVFEARFKLVLLPPGVEETESFIPEDISLHQNYPNPFNPKTIISFTLPESMPVKLSVFNVVGQPVAVLTEGTLSEGDHEYEWDATGLPSGMYIYQLEVGTKVMTRKMTLVK; encoded by the coding sequence ATGCCTATGGTTCAAGAGCTACTGATAAGATATAAGCATACAATTCTGCCTCTTATTTTTATCCTGTCGTTTCTAAGCTTTAGTGACAGTGTGTCTGCGCAATCTGTATTGCTGCCAGGAGATGTGGTTGTGGTTTCAGTAAATTCAACCGATAATTCCTTTGATTTTATTCCACTTGTTGATCTTGAAGAGGGGAGCACAATATGGTTTTCTAATGGAGTTTGGAATGCCGAGGAACTCGTAATAAACAACGGGCAGGAAATAGAGGTAAAAATTACGGCTCCGGTTGAAGCGGGTACTAACATTCATGTAAACAGTATAGAAGATCATAGAGTGAATGTGGACGGAAAGCTTGAGTTTTTTGGAAATGGTGACCGAATATTTGCATTCCAGAAGGATAATGGCACAACCAGAGTAATTTATGGAATAGGCTGGGGGAGTAACGAGATATGGAACCCCCGAAATGAGCTTGGGTCGGAGATACCTGCAAGTATTTCTAAAGAAAGCTACACATTACTTCAACTCGGAGGCCGTGATAACTATCAGTATTACTTAAGGAACGGAGCCAGCGGCACTCCAAAAATGCTTGCTTCCTTCGTCTCCGATCCAGCAAAGTGGAAAGGAAGAGATAAAGTCAGTTTTAATACAATGAGAACTGCATTTAGAATCCTTATTCCTCCGGTAGTACTGTTTGATGAAAGCATCTCCACTACAAAAGAAAGCGAATCTATATTCTTGAATGTTGCAATCTATGAGCATGATGGTTCCAGATTAACTGTAGATGCTGTATTCAACCCTTTTTATAGCTCTGCAGATACAAACGATACAGAGAAGTTCCAAAAGTATACATTCAACTTTACGGGGTTAATCGGTGATGCAGTATATGCAGTAGAAATACCTACTACTGATGATAGTGGATACGAGAGTACAGAAAATGCTTTTTTCGAATTACAAAATCTCTCTAAAGGAGAATTAGGGGATTTTGTTACTCACGCTGCTTTTATAAATGATAATGAAATACCTGATGTAGATATCAGTCGGGTATTTTATTCAGGAAAATCGGAATCGGACTATATAGAGATTCGAAATAATGAGCGCATCGACGTTGATTTATCTGGCTGGAAAATTGAGAGCCGGGGCGAGTTATTCGAGTTTCCATATGGTACCTTCCTTCCGGCACTACAATCGTTAAAAGTCCATCATCCTGATGCCGAATTTGGATCGCATATTGCAAAAAGATGGCTTAGAAGAGGATCGGGCAATGTTGAACTCAAAACAAGCTACCAAGATAAAGTAACAGAGCAGGAATACAGGCTTATAGAAAGTGAGACTAATCGGTCAGAAATTGAGAATGTCAGCTCAAACCAGATTATCTCTGCAAATGTCAATCAGGTAGATGGAATTGTACAGCTTAGTGCTAATGAAATAAGCAAAGAGGAGACACCGGAACCTGGCTGGTATGTAATCAATGGAAGCGAGTTAAAGCCAGAATGGAATTTAAGTGAAGTCTTTAGTTGGGAAGAATCTGAAGCATCTTTTTTAGCCGTTACGGAATTATCAGTCACAGATCTTGAGGCAAAAGAATTACTAAAGTATTTCTCGCTCGAAGAATTAATGGAAATTGAGGCAACTGAAGATTCATTGGATATTCCAGAAATAGCAGATGAGACGCTTAATTCCACACTGACTTTTAAAATCTCCGGAACCGATATTGACGAGAATGGCGTGCTTGGAGTGAGCGAAGGGTTTAATATGTTGAAGAATACTTCATATCAACCTATTTGGGTGAAAGATATCTTTGACGCTGTTGAAGAAACATTCTCTGCAAATCTTATAAATCCCAATATATATGTATGGGAAAAAGTTGGTTGGGCTAATTCTAAGGTTCTAACTGATTATGATATGATTCCTCCCGGAGCTGTTTTTTGGATTAAAGCCGATTCTGTTTTTTCTGAGGAATTGCTTGAAGTGACTCTATCAGATTCACTCACAATAGATAAAGGTGTCGGGATTTTAGACGAAGAGAAGATGTTTTTGAGGTTGCAGCTTGCTACCGAAAGTACTTCGAATAGTGTTGAGCTTAGATTCTCAGAAGAAGAATCTGATATCATAGACATTATTGCTCCTGAGTTTGAACCAGGCTTAGCTATTAACGAACCCGAAGCACTTTTTATGGGTCTGGGAAAAAGTGGTGTATGGAATAGAATGGTAGGTGTAAGCACTTTAAATGAAGATCAAAAAGTGGTGATTCCTATTCGTTTTGAGAGCGAAGAGTCTGGTATTTTTGGTTTTTCAATCAAATCATGGGAAGGAGTACCTTCTGATTGGACGATTAAATTGTTGGATGAGCAGACACAAAAAGAACATATTTTAGGTACAGGGTGGTCATTTGATTTTGAACGGCTTTCGGAGCAAAGAAATAATGATGATGAAGCTGAGAATGATATCATTACTAAAGAACTTGAAGAGGAAGTTTTTGAAGCACGATTTAAACTAGTTCTGTTGCCCCCTGGAGTTGAGGAAACAGAAAGCTTTATCCCTGAAGATATTTCCCTGCATCAGAACTATCCGAATCCCTTCAATCCCAAAACTATTATCTCTTTTACACTTCCTGAATCGATGCCTGTTAAACTTTCTGTATTTAACGTGGTAGGACAGCCCGTGGCAGTTCTTACTGAAGGAACTTTGTCTGAAGGAGATCATGAATATGAATGGGATGCTACCGGATTACCGAGTGGGATGTATATCTATCAGTTAGAAGTCGGAACGAAGGTTATGACCCGAAAAATGACACTTGTAAAGTAA
- a CDS encoding aldo/keto reductase has protein sequence MQFKTVQGVDVPEVGLGTFGLVGKKAEQVVKMGLSIGYRHIDTAQVYKNEQEVGSALRQAHIDREELFITTKIDRDYLEADKLLKSAEQSLLDLNLDYVDLLLIHWPNPDYDLEKTVEAMLALKEQGKALQIGVSNFPMSLLKEVNEELSMPVFCNQVEYHPLLGQFDLLDYAAEHDLLVTAYSPLGQGKMLDNPLLRELGEKYGKSSAQIALRWLIEQEQVVVIPKASSKDHLEQNLDVYDFVLDDEDFYAIDDLDKTFRIINPGFAPEWD, from the coding sequence ATGCAGTTTAAAACCGTTCAAGGGGTGGACGTTCCGGAAGTTGGGTTAGGAACTTTCGGGCTCGTAGGAAAGAAAGCAGAACAAGTAGTTAAAATGGGATTGAGTATCGGTTATCGACATATTGATACCGCCCAGGTATATAAAAATGAACAAGAAGTCGGCAGCGCACTCAGGCAAGCGCATATCGATAGAGAAGAGTTATTCATTACAACCAAAATTGATCGAGATTATCTGGAAGCAGATAAACTCTTAAAATCTGCGGAACAGTCTTTGTTGGATTTAAACCTCGATTATGTGGATTTACTGCTCATCCATTGGCCAAATCCGGACTATGATTTGGAGAAAACGGTAGAAGCAATGCTTGCTTTAAAAGAGCAGGGTAAAGCCCTTCAGATAGGGGTTAGTAATTTTCCGATGAGTTTGCTTAAAGAGGTAAACGAAGAGCTTTCTATGCCAGTATTCTGTAATCAGGTTGAATATCATCCACTTCTGGGACAATTTGATTTACTCGATTATGCAGCTGAGCATGATCTTCTGGTTACTGCCTACAGTCCATTAGGGCAAGGTAAAATGCTTGATAATCCTCTTTTGAGAGAGCTTGGCGAAAAGTATGGTAAATCTTCTGCTCAAATTGCATTAAGATGGTTAATAGAACAGGAGCAGGTTGTTGTTATTCCAAAGGCATCGTCAAAGGATCACCTTGAACAAAATTTGGATGTCTATGATTTTGTACTGGACGATGAAGACTTTTACGCAATTGACGATCTGGATAAAACTTTCAGAATCATAAATCCTGGTTTCGCACCAGAATGGGATTAA
- a CDS encoding acyl-[acyl-carrier-protein] thioesterase: MLAMADKYTFHQENFVIRANEIDASGKITLSAIGNFFQEVAGNNARDLNFDITDLHKTKSTWVLYRMDIKIDEYPNWRDEITLETWPASGDSFRALRNYQIIDKNGKKLGCCLSYWLMIDLVNRKPMRLPQTVLDTRFVDREHSLELKSNRFRPLEERTVIDEFKVRRSDLDMNNHVNNVNYITWMLECIPEDKLTDVHRFDIIYMNEGVLGDTIQVYTKIENELPIMIELTKNESHTLAIAEISYRTA, from the coding sequence TTGCTAGCTATGGCAGACAAATACACCTTCCACCAGGAAAACTTCGTTATCCGGGCAAATGAAATAGACGCCTCCGGAAAAATAACCCTCTCGGCAATTGGTAACTTCTTTCAGGAAGTAGCAGGCAATAATGCTCGTGATCTAAATTTCGACATTACGGACCTTCATAAAACAAAATCTACCTGGGTCCTTTACCGGATGGATATTAAAATTGATGAATATCCAAATTGGCGAGACGAAATTACTTTGGAAACCTGGCCTGCCTCTGGTGACTCCTTTCGCGCGCTTCGTAATTACCAAATCATAGATAAAAATGGGAAGAAGCTGGGATGCTGCTTGAGTTATTGGCTAATGATCGATTTAGTAAATCGAAAACCAATGAGGCTTCCTCAAACCGTCTTAGATACCCGGTTTGTTGATAGAGAACATAGCCTGGAGTTGAAATCTAACCGGTTTCGACCCCTTGAAGAACGAACTGTTATCGATGAGTTTAAGGTCAGGCGTTCCGATTTAGACATGAATAACCATGTTAACAATGTGAATTATATCACCTGGATGTTGGAATGTATTCCTGAGGATAAACTCACAGATGTTCACCGATTTGATATTATCTATATGAATGAAGGGGTGTTAGGAGATACGATCCAGGTTTACACAAAGATTGAAAACGAACTCCCAATTATGATAGAACTCACAAAAAACGAAAGCCATACCCTAGCAATTGCTGAAATCAGCTATCGAACAGCTTAA